The segment TTGCAAACAGTCACTTTCACTGTGCAATTGCTTGTAAATTTCTGTTGCTCTGTCAACTTTACCATGTTTTTTGTGAAATCCACAACCACCATGACAATATTTACGGATTTTTTTGCATTGTTTAATGTTTAGGGTCCTTTTTGGGGAGATGCTTGCAAAATAGGGAATGTCTCTGTACCTATCTTCAATACAAGAAACCCTACTTGTAGGAACAATTTTTAAGAATGGTGACCATAATTTAGACAAGGACAAATGCCGAAGGATTAACTATGGCGTTCATCTTTTAATAGCATCAAATTGACAGATGAACATGACAAAAATGTAAGAAGGATATTGGCATAATAAGAGGTGCAATAACATGGTTGACCATAACTTCAAACAAAACTAAAATGGTGGCTTTTTGGATTGGTTTGTCCACAGTCAATTTTCCTCCAAAACTAAAATGGCGGCTTTTTGGATTGGTTTGTACACAGTCAAAGGTACCATTGGTCTATGTTTAAACTTCACTAATTTTTCCTATCAATAGATTTCTCCCATCTTAACCCATCATCTTCTATATTTGGTTATATTAAGCCATAtttatatttgattatttaaacatAGTAATTCTTAAGGATAAGTATAATCTATTGTTCTCTCTATATATGAACACATAGGCTAAGTTTGAATTATTGTTTTTTTCTTCAAGACATTACAGTGGGTTTTACAGCCTACAAAAGGATGATAACAGATAATTACTTGAAAGGCATGGTCTACATACCTATAACATTCATGTTATGAACACATCATAAGCACATCGTTATGACAAGTAAATCAAGCAATACACAGGCAGTCATGCAATAATGTGATATTTAGGGTGTGGATGGGTGTgtgggtgtaatgtccccttttgggattgccctaaatCTTGCCCTTACTATTATCAAGTCTGCTGGCTTCCTCTCTTTATTATTCTGAAATCAGTTATGAAGTTCAATGCTCCCTTGAATGGATCCATTGATCTTCTTCTTGGTTCCATCCTTCACTTTAAACCCTTCATGGAGAAAAGGGCCACATCCTTTGGTTATGAAAAGATACATCTGTTTAGCAACAACTGCTACCCTTGCACTCCTTATTTAATCTTCACCTATCTCTCACTTTTCAAATCTGTCTTTACCGCTTTTCAAATGCATATTCCATTTAAGATTTGtgcatcttcttcttctagatctgcatatcctattttcttcttcccttcTGAAATCTTATTTCAGATCCCTCTATATACTTCTGCTCTGAATCTTGTCTAGATCTGCTCTATTCCACTTTATTCCCCTCCATTCCATTTGATCCTTCTTACcctttatatctttcaatgtgagggagaggtcacacctcttcatcgtatctgccttttggcaagagacaacctttcacaattagcaccctttgaaagggtGCAACCTTCATAATTTCTTCccttttgaaagagtcacttccctATTTACTTCCCATTCCTTTCTTGTTCTCTTAATCCTTCCTTGATTCCCATGCTCCATTCTTTCTTCCTTTCCCCATATCCCCccttcaaatgaagttctcttctcccttttatatctcatgttcgagggagtcacaacttttcttttcatgccttttgaccattcattaaacttaactaaattttaattatcttaattttatttttatattttaatattattatttttttattctataatattttaattttattattagcaTTTatcattaaatcctatttcaaaatggggacattacagcggGTGGGTGATTCTGTCATCTTTTTCCTCTGCTGTTTGCTGTTGAAATTGCTCTCTTCCATGATTCCCTTTCCCTGCAACACCTTCAAGTGCAACTGCATGCATGAAGGTAAAAGAAATTGGTCGGCATTATTcacaataaaatgataaataatatgCTAGAATAATCCATATTAtataatcaaaacattcaaaataatcATAATAACAATAATTCGTCATGACAATGATTGCACTCATTGGAATAATCATTAATCCACTTATCAGTTATAACTGTTGTAATTATAAATAAATCTGTAATTagtcaataataataaaaaaattattaatgtcTGATAGAGTATGAAATGAGGGATATGACAAGTTTATATGTTTTCCTTTATACCTTTATGAGTTAAATATTGTTTCTTTTGCAAGTATAGGTGCATAAATTTGTCAGATATAAGCATGCAAAAGAATATAGCTAGGAGCATGAAAGAATGTCGACATGGGTTTGCTTCTTATATTGATTGGATGACCAACTTAGATTCCATATTGGATGGAGCAATGTAGTTGCTATATTATGTAACTGTTTCTTTGAATATGGAATTTGGATGTCATATTCTCAGATATGATTGCAAGCAGAAAAATCGGTAGTTGTTGCATCCTTTTTATGTAATATGAGTCAATCAAAAGAACAATTTATATATCCTGTATACTGATTTTCTACATTGTTTTTATCAAACGAATTTTATTTTAGAGATCGGATTTTCGGTGTTTTCAACATTTTTACATTCTATATACATCTTTCAGTTGTATCATGAGAGTACATGTGATAGGTGCACTCAATTAAAGAAATAGAAGAACTTACCATGCTAGAAATTTTGTCTTCTGGCCTTCTTCAAGCTGGACAAAACCTATATGCGAACACCACAATACATTAATAtagattttggtgattgtttttcaGATTATTAGGAAGGATTCATTTTGGCTCTTATTGATATGATTCTTTTTTTTGTTTGTGCTTGCAGATGCCTGAAGCTGTTGTGGACTACAATTTATTGAGCAGGGAATGGGTGATTATCCAACAAGAAGATCTTAGGCTAGAGTCAACACAAGTGTTATATGGTAGATTTTCCTCATCGAACAGCAGAACAGAAGATTCGGACAATTTGAAATCAGTCAATAAATTTGCAACTAGATCAGGAAATGACCATGAAAGCTGGAACGATCTATCTGACTTGTATGCATGTGAAAATTGCAATGTGTATACGATGGATAAAATATATGTTCCTCTAACAGTGGTTTATTCAAGGAAAAAAAAGCAGCATGGGCAAAACCCAGGTTTATTGTATGGGCATGGTGCATACGGTGAGGTCTTAGACAAGCGATGGCGCAGTGAGCTGAAGAGCTTGCTTGATTGTGGTTGGGTTATTGCCTTTGCTGATGTCAGGTGATCTATTGTGGATTTCATGATATTAACTTGTTTCTTAGCGTAATAATACTCGTGATGATTGCAAGTAGATAATAACAAAAAATAGATAAACACACACTTTAAGAATACACATTAGGTAGTGTGGGATAAACCCATCAGGAAAAGTCCACTTTAATATTGTTTCTTAGCTAATTTTCTTGTTTGGGGTTGGGTTTGGTAGTTTGCCATTTTATTTCCCTAGGTTTTGTATGACTGGGTTTGACTTtcatatatatgcacaaaataaataaaattaacagcAAAACACAACTGATAATCTGTAATTCAATATCAATTGTCAAATGTTGAAGATAAATCGAAATAGTTTTTATTAGTGTAAATGCACATGGAAATTCAATAAAAATCATCAAATAATTCTTCAGTGAGAGGATCAACATCATTAGCTGGTTCATTAGAATGACAAACAATACCAATGCCACTGCCACTAGTTGCACTATGCAAACCCTGTGCAGCAGCTTTGTGTTCTCATTCTTGATCAAGACTAAGCGAAGCTTTGAAATGAAACCATCCAAGTTGGAATGCTTTACTGCTAAATATCAATGCCTCATCATCCCCACCCTATACTTGAATTGCTTGTGTGAGAAGAGGtataggttggaatgcacatacacAAACTCCTTTGTCCTTTTGGATGCCAACTAATTGCACTTAACTGAGTGGAATCTGGATAAAGGGAGTATGTACCCTAGTTCAGATCAGTTGAAGAGGAACTCACAACCTATTTAGATTCAAACCACTGGCAATACAACATTTTGTCTAGTTGCAAAAGAAAAGTTAAGAGTaaaagataaaaagaatgaaaaatccaTACTGTCGATAGAACCTTGCTGGCAAGAGCTTGCCAGTGAATAGATCCTTGGCCATGAAGTTACTCTCATGTAGTTTTTATGAATAGATCCTTGTAGTTTTCATGAACACTACTGTTATGATATATTGAAGTATAAACTTCCCAAACTCGCTCATTATATGCCTTTTACATCCAAATTAGGGAAAAATTTAATAAATGTTGCCTTATACCCTTCACTAAATTCGCCTTTCTATGGTGGCACCTTCTTGggcaaatgtaatgtcccctatttgtaGGCTGTCAATTCCCAAAGGGAAACATACATTACTGCTTATCATGCTACATTAATTGTCATATTAAATAACTAGGTTGCTCATAGTACAGTAGGTATTGTCCTTATTCAGCCACCTTAATCTCCTTCCGATTTCCTAGCCTTGGATGGGAGACTTGCTTGTCTAGGGTGCAATGATACCATCTCTAATGCAGTCCAGATTACTAGAACCtcgtccattcacccttggggcatACAGCCCAGATTTGAGGATCTTGAGTTCTTTCACCCTTGGGGCTTGTTGTAACCATTTTACCCATCaccccatcacaaatggggacccctcttttgCTTTCGGTTTTAGGTTTTAGATTAGATTGCTAGGTGTCTTCCTTTAGAATAAGTGAGTTCGAGGTGATcgcatacttgcattttgagaatCAGCAGTTCACCTTTTGATTGCTTAGTTGAAATGAGGTGAAAATTTGGCTGAGGCAAGGATTTCAAGACACTCAATTGATGGTAAGGAAGAGAATCGGTTACTTCCAATTAAGAGCTAAATCAGCCATTTGACATTCAAATTCCTTCCTTAAGCTAAGACAATTCCTTCCTTTGGCTAAGGAAATGAGTGATCAAGCATAAGAATTACTTCCTTAGGCTAAGGAAATAGTGACAAGGATAAGGATTACTTCCTTAGGCTAAGGAAATCAGCGACCAAGACATGAAGGACTTCCTTAAGCAAAGGAAATGGGCGATTTAAAGAGGTAAGCAATGATCACTGCCCCTAAGGATGTGCGAACAAAGACAAAGTGTTTTGGATATATTGAATGGGCCCCATGATGACAAGGAGacgttatctttttcaaattttaaactaaagATTCAAATCGACCTCTTGTTTTAATTGCAAATCATTTAATATTAGATCACAAGTTGGCCTTGTGATGAAGTATCACGCCCTATCAAGCGACTATAAAGATTGTTTGATCATTTTATTTGATCAAACAAACAATAAAACGATATTGCTTGTGTATTGTGATCTCAATCAGGTTTGTAAGGGCGAATTCATATACATCAATCTCTATCCAAGCAAGAACAAGGTCTATGAAAGGGCGATTCTGATTTGGAGATATAGCAAACTCTTTCTTTGACTGAAGCCGACTTAGATTGGGATTTGTTGATGTGGCTAAAGTCGGATTATCAACTCTCTTCGGTCAACACAATAGAatactgagtatcctatcctcgcttcaataaggaaatccctaatgctgttctggatgatcaaaggggacaacctcaaggttccaaatgtcaggtcttgactgcgggatagcTCAGCGatgatgtgttttgctggtaacacaagggggcttacgtttaCAACAAGATGGCCTACTTCTGATGATGCTGCGATTCTCAGACTAcggaaaataaaagcaaaagggAAGGGTTTAGGGAGCCTAAGCACAATGGTAGTAATGGCTGGTGCTGAGGGTAGACAGATTTAAAATAACTAATCCTCGTTTCGCCAGACACCCTCACAACTCAACAAGAATAGTGCAAGCTCCAAAGGATAAATGGATTTTCAGACTATGGGGATTCATCCAAGCACCCAATTTTGGCGTAGCCTGAGACAGACACCTATAGTTGAactcatagttgaactactcgcgactcggctcgacttgCCAAGCCCTTGagaaaaaaactcggcgaaaactcggaaaaactcggcgaaaaactcggcaacgtaaaaacatgcttaattttaataaaaaatgcattttaaaaaaaaaatttaatgagaagatgcatccaatgagtcaataaatgataacacaaaagaaacaagctgattctagatatatttaaatgcaaagtgtctacaaaattgcatcctcatgagaaatgctaatggttggaagcaaaatagtaaatagtttttgtaaaaccaaaagtaaatacaacttcctcttcccagctctagccaaaactagtttcaaactttcatcatatttgaaatttcatcattcacactcatagtttcaaactttcaactctaaagtgtataataccaggatttcttcaatgctaattatgttgttatatggagcctaattagactcggaggttaaattttccctacttccatcaacacagtttccccctatatttttcaacagaggtttgggggcagcgcccccaggttggggtcaaggggcatcgccgaaagatcctgaaatttgactaagtctagaaaattgaagaatcctccaaaaactagattttgcattataactcctggaggtccgaaaccactctcaaacatcctgaaagtatatatggaatataacttaaagtataagaaagaagaaagatacaaGGAAATGTCACTTATTGCAAAAACTCGacaagtttttgatgcaagttaaAGTCAGAAAAAATCGCAGAGCTCAAAAACTCGCTAGCTTAAAAACTCGGCGAGTTGCAACAACTCGCCGAGTACTCTGCGAGTGAACTAAGCACAGTAGTAAGGTTAAGACTAACCATACATGGTGACCTACGATCAATAGGTCCCCAATGTTATGAACCGAAAACCTCATCAAATACCCCTCACACTTCACTATTAAAACCACTGAACTCTAACTATTTAATCAAATGAAAATAAACCATGCAAATAGAAGGAAAcaaaaacaacaaacaccatatttcaatgttcatatatttgcttccactgccattacaacaattccTGCTCAACAATCTTATTCTACCTACAGCTATATCTAATTTGCACACTGCATCTAACTATTCTAACCTCAAACTCCTAAAAATCTAACTAATTCTACCTTTTACAAAGAGAGGCACTGccctttatagattttacaatttgaatcaaaggctaggattgactgcatccaagagcCTTGATCTGCCTGATTTGTCTTCTAGAAGCCTggtagctttaacccatgcctagtaACTCCTTATAACTTCCAACTGCCACATCAACCACCTTCCTAGCTACTGACAACTGTTTGGCATCAATCTAGTCAATCAGGTAGCTGAGGAGCTGACTTGTGTACCCccttgttttaaatgcattaaacTGGGCCCACAGGTAGCTACTTTAAAACAATtcagttttcttaaataaattgattttttggAATCTGCTGCTGTGCGATTTCTGAGTGTGTATACTTCTGCAGCATTTTGAGTGTAATCACCAACCTTCAATCTCGAAACAacattgctttgatatttctgcATTGTGGTTGTGTAACATGCATACATTTAACTGAAACACTTAAACATAATATAACTTGCTGAAACGAAACTAGCCGTTACAAATATAGCCGTTAGCATGATCAATTTCAAACTTAACAGAAaaggaagagatttttttttttaagataataATAACTGGAAGAATTACATTGAACTAaatcaaacataaacataaaataaggaaataaacaacattgcatTAAATGAAAGAGAGAGGGTTTAGAGAGTACATTTCAACTGATGCTAACATTCTAAACTTCATAACTTTATCAAGTTACCggtgaggagggaaagtatcatcagggcgCTTTTCCGCCCAACCACAGACTATCTAGTCCCACGTGCCATATCCAACTGGATTGGCCCGACCCTTCACAAGGAGGCAACGGAAAGTGGAACTCAATGCCATCTGAGACTTGGTGTTAGGACCTACACGCATTAGTCGGTCATACACTAAGGGTTACTCCCTACTAGTATGACGCTCTTGACTAGAGGTGTATCTGGTACTAATGATCAGATGAATGCATGCATTATGcagcaccaccttggccaaggtttaacACTGCAAGAACGAATTAATGCGTTGTCAATGATCACACCCTTCTCGGCGGGTTTAGGTCaaatgagttctactgaactcatatAGGAACTATGACCATATGTATGTTTAAATTTTCATTAGTTATCAGCTCTAGTACTCGTAAAGTTACTGTTTATTTCTTCTCATTAAAGATTGCAATGATTTGTGATGGTTCAACTAAATCCCTGGCATGGGAAAATAGGGGGCATAAGAGCTGCCAGTTGTACATCCAATTCATAAGTATGGAACATAAACTTTCCCTGACATGACTCTGCTGTCCTAGGCATCTTGAGAGTAATCTCTCAATGGTGATGCTATCTGCATCGAAGTACAACGGTGCCCTTCTACCCATTACCTTCCTAGGCTAGGGTATTAGTTTATTTCATAGTCTAATCTAGGTAATCTTAATCAGATAGTTTTCCTTATTGCGGTCTTGACTTTTCAGACTTAGAAAATTCTGAAGTAATTTGAATACAAGGTCAAATTCTTCATAATGCAGTCTCGAGTATGAACACCATCCAACTGAATGGTATATGTTTGCACCCCTATGCTGATTATAAACTTCATGGTTTTCAGGTTTTGGTTTGACTGAATGGTGCATTTGTACACCTCAATACTGGTTATGTTTTTTATAATTTTCAGAATTTATTTTGACTGAATAGTGCAAATAAACACAACTCACAGACCTGTATATTGTCGTCACATAAacatctatatttgtatatataaatacacaaaacaagtgtgtgtgtatctatatatagaCTTCCTGTGTGCTAGTCTGATATCAGCTTAACTATGCTTGCAGCTTCTAAAGTTATAGGAATCAAATATATATAtcctttttttaaaaaacaaaaaaacaaactccATTTATTAATGAGAGTTTGGTACAAGAATTTGGTCAACCCTTACTGCAGTTCCAAAATTCATATCAACTGAAGAATATAGACACCTTGACTGGTATAAACTATCAACAACAATCCAATAATATAAATTTTTCCTGATTTCTCATTATAGTTACATacatagttttatatatatatatatatatatatatatatatatatatatgtaaatatatatacgtGGGTAAGAGGACTGTTTTTCATAAATTTTCAAACCCTACTCAATACCCAAGTGCAGTTAAGCAGTCTGGTTTAATAATAGGAAAATTTTGGCAGATACAGAATGTAAAACCTCTTTGTAAACTGCCGAAGGGTTTAACCCTTGACATTATTTAAGCAATATAAAAAATTCATGTCGCAAATCGTGCAGATAGAACAAAGAAGTAATAACAAATTATTCCGTATTCACTTCTTTTCCTTCAATTACCATATTTCCGAACTTAAATAGGAAGgagaaagaaaataacaaattcgCTGGAGTTGAGAAAGGTATCATGATCTGGTGATTATTAGAGATGAAGAATGTCAGTAAGGTGCTTCCCAATGTTGTTCCCTACAGCAAACCTTCAGCTCTAGAGATGCCAAgcagaaaaaaaaatgaaatttgtaGAGCATCAAACCTTATTTACGTGGCTACCCAAAAGAAGAATGAAAATCAATCGTTCTTTCCACATTGGCTTAAGTATGTTGAAAAACGTTTTCCTCATGGATTTCGCCCTAATACCAGGCGAATTTCCTCCAATCTGCCCCAAGAAGTCACACCATAttcattgcccctttaggggacaccgctatgacattgattaggggacggtttttagcatctttccacccatctgaaacaattgttacacctgtctcaacccatgaatcccttatgggtttcaatgcatcttcaaccctcttcacctctttctccaataatgttccacgtaccttctcataaccggggcccttataccctcttggtgcctcattaacactttttatcatttgcttccaatatggggagtgaacaacattgaatgacaacccatttgcataaatgcaccttactatatcttgatcagcattgtctctactctcattttggaatgcagtttctaaaggcccctttgttcttttacgtgtcaagggtggttcactttgaggttcatttgtggcaaagaaggggtggtcttctactacaatactcggattagaagggccttgcatttcctttgttttctttggtgcggTTTGGTTCAATGTATgggcttccctctcttctgccgcctcatgctccctaatatatttcatcactgtctcatctagtataggtttaccattttttccagggcattttttgatgcctcttccttttattccacacaaatggcctaccacttgataatatgaactattacgttcaatatcacatccatggcatttccaacggaatcccccacctcccggaagttgttttataatgtccacatatttccataagggagaatttggatcatttctttgttttgcaattatttgttcattgccaatggaggaagatgtagatgtcattctagttcctatggcaagaaataaaataaacatattcaaaaacaaaaactaaataatgaaaaaaaattcaagtttcatgtttgacattttgtgaaacaaaaatagttggaaaaaaatgtttaaaaacctacctcttgcagccaatggaagcttgaaaatgtatggaaatgatgctgcaacacttgttgaagcttcaaaaatcagtcttcaactcctcctctttgatcttggaagccaaattttgtttaccctttcttcaacctgttgtcataaaacttttgtttgcaacacaaatgaggtgaaatgagtcaataaaatgttttagaagtcaATTTTAGGTTATAAatttcactttttacaaggcggaattgaaaaaaaaattaaatttgcctTATTTTTTGACTTTATGGGCCGCCCAACCGCCTGGGTTCGACTGGGTCCACTCGGGTTCAATTGGGTTCgaccccgggttcgactgggttcgactagggtcgaacccactctgggtttttcgaaccctggtcgaacccaggttgaaccggacccgtaccacggacctggtcgaacccggacccgtaccatgggggcccagaggcgaacccggtaacctagCATGTAAACTTAAAAACTAGGGCACGTTAAACATCTTGCAAGTTTAGCATAATTGCACTAGGGCAAACATGTATCAGGGCATAAATACTGCATATTaacaactagggcacaagtggCATGTAACAGGTTGTATCCTTCGTTTGGTTGAATTGACGATCACCATGCTTGTGCTTCGCCTTCACTTTTTAGCTTGATCGCGGTCGCATCTTCAATCTGAACTTTGAGTATTCCCGCGGCTCTTTCTAGCGGCATTGATCTACAAAAGTGAATTTAACTTGAATCAATCATCTTGAAAAATTACAGTAATTTTTTGACGAATATTAAATGTTTTTCAAGGCGACGCTGGGCTTCGTTTAGGCGAACCAGAGgggaaaatgaaaggtgttcacTTTTTAAAACAATTTGAATCCCCTTTTCCtaatttgacttttttgatttaAAATCGCGTCACTTAAAGGGAAAAGTTTAGGCTTTGAGAGGCAAAATGCGAAAAAGTTCCCTTTTTATGATTTCACTTAACATTTGTTATTTTAAAGGGAAAACTTAGGCAATTAGAGGTGAAATGCAAACATTGTTTTTAAACATCTTTGTTATTTGCCTTTTGTCATTTCCcccatgtaatgtccccaattttagcctttAGGCTAATAGGCGttataaggagaaattaattaaattaatttcttataaagtcattaaaataaattatttattaaaaagtgactttatatttaattaatttaagtaaaAGTGACTAgagtataaaaataaaataataattaaaaaagtcactaataaataataaagtgtacctaccgtCTAATAGAAGGAATCTTTTGAGGggttatgaaaaggataaatagaagagggtGATGATTGATCAGGCAGATTGGAGATTTGATTAAACATGATGAAATGACTGATGCATTGCATTGGTGGAATTATTAGaataataactttctctttgtgttattaatggtcatttaagttgtttctaatttcgcctctagttaacgattgtttcttttagaaacatcgtttttgtaactctatttaaaggagctttgtctccttgattaattgaacaacatcaattctttgaaatccatatgcttttgcatctgtattatggtatcagagccttggttattttcgaaataatttttcaattaaaaattcgtcatgaatttttaacagtttttttgaaaaatttatttgtttatttgaaaTTGCTACTAGGGTTTTCTGGCTATTTTCTGCCCTCTCCCGCGACCCGTCTCTCCTGCATTTTGCGCAACCACGCGACGCGTTTTTCTTCCCGCCTGCAGAttttttttctgccatttttggaTGGAAATCTGCATtttttggctagggttttgaccaaagaaacgagactcggactcggctcggactcggcaaggccaaatcGGACTCGGACttgggactcggcgtcagactcggctccagactcggctggactcgggaaagtgaaaaactcaaaaaatttagagattttttaagatttaaaacttatttcatgcaccctttattgaataagacacaataacatcatcaaacttggctcatttcattacataatacatacacaagtatacatctatgatctatcacataagcataaacgcaaattgtagctgaaggaaataacaaacatagatatataaatattgtcaaatgtatacaatattacaaaactcatggaataaaaaatccatgtcatcatatgatcatcatcaaatgttccatacaaataacaAAGGTAAATACATCTACAAGCCTATGGCGCAGAGGAgtctgcaccctccggccccgacGTCGGCTCCAATGAAGGCCCCGGCCCcctacgaaggcgtctaaggtaggtcataGATGATTGGGCAGCCATAGCCGCTCCTCGTGACACcacgccatgctcaccaacatcaggaacatctgtgtcactgtCACCATCTCTGTCACTATCaccatctgcctctgaatctcctctctctgctcgtgctctctgctcgtgctctctgctcctcctctgccatggctacagcctcagcctctatatctacctggtcgatccaatcagtgtcatcatcactaaagacagccACAGGATCTGTCTCAATGGCCCACTCTGcctcaggatcaacctcatctagaatgataggagagatgtcagctaatgcattctttctcattctcaggcggaggttgtagtgaacaaagataagatcattcatcttctccacggataatctattgcgcctcttggagtgtatgtgctcaaacatactccaattgcgctcacaaccagatgcactgcatggttggctcaagatgcgaatggccaacttttgAAGATTTGGTGTCgttgggccaaaaaagttccaccaattatctgagtttgaaatgagaaaaataaataaaatcagtctctcataaactcatttaacaatatacaataaaactaaaattaagccttacaatttatttttacctggcatcatagttgtcctactttctttggcgataggacgagaaaaggtctccccttgtgcatttgagaacaactgtagctctcgcATAAGATCTGTCTGAGTACAACCAACAGGTGCC is part of the Cryptomeria japonica chromosome 10, Sugi_1.0, whole genome shotgun sequence genome and harbors:
- the LOC131859384 gene encoding uncharacterized protein LOC131859384, translating into MEKMAPVGCTQTDLMRELQLFSNAQGETFSRPIAKESRTTMMPDNWWNFFGPTTPNLQKLAIRILSQPCSASGCERNWSMFEHIHSKRRNRLSVEKMNDLIFVHYNLRLRMRKNALADISPIILDEVDPEAEWAIETDPVAVFSDDDTDWIDQVDIEAEAVAMAEEEQRARAESTSRERRFRGRW